TTCATGGTCAGTGCTTCCAATATCAGGAGATTCCTTTGCAAAATCCTTTATTCCACTACAGTTTTCTTTGAAAACCATCCCTGAAAAATCAGGTGACTTAATTTCATCCTTCTCTGCAACACAAACAATGTTTTTAGATCACATACAACATCAATGTAAAATGTTCCTTGATAATTAATGCATAACCTCCCTCTGATGAGTTAATTATTTCCACATTCAGAGATTATTAACCAATTACCGTAACCATTTGACATTGACCAATAAATAAACCTTGCATACAAATacaattcaccccccccccccccaaaaaaaaaaaaaaataaaaacaaaacaccaaaaAGCAATAGCTCACTTAATATTCTTGAGGACAAATTCAAGAACCAAAACTTACTTTGAGACTTTCGAGCAGGAGATTTTTTCAAGAAGCCAGTCAACTTCCACTTCTTGAGAACATCGTCACTAATGTCACCTTTTAAGTTGTCATCTGATGGTGCATTATTATTCTGGTCAGCAGGATATACATCTGAAACATATACTTTTAAAGATATATGACATGTCATAATACAACAGCTTATATCCACATTAACTTTACAAAACACATCATTATACAACAATAAAAGCTTTTCAGTATTTTAGATTTGCAAATAGTGACTTACATTGTTGGTTTGAGATCAAGTCTCTGGTAGGACTGCCGTCTGCTTCACTCTGTATCTTGTACAAGTATGGCATTTGACACAAACAGCTTCTCCACATCCAAAACTGAACACATTCAGAAGGGCACTGACACCTTAATCCATTCCTACTGCTCCCTCTACTTGCAGAAACTACATTCCTCTTATCCATTTCTTCCAAAGCATCGTCTAACTTTTGCCTTTTACTTTGGTCTCTTCTAATGGATTTCTCATCATTTTCATCAAGAACTGCAGGTACATGGTAGTTGTCCTTCTGGATTCCATCTTCCAAGGAATCTTCACACTGCAAGTCCGATTCCTCACCTTTCACACTGTTTTCATACTCCGATATGGTGGGTATTTCACTAAGTGTGTTTTGGGAGTTACACCAGCTGCTGGAGGGAAGTTGAATACTCAGACTCTCCATACTGGAAGTTGGGGCCTCTTTATCTTCAGGAACACACTGCTCCAAACCTGAATCATCATGAACCCCGTCACAAGCATCACTAACCCAGTTACTTGGAACCACAGCTGAAGAATCAATGATTTTAGACTTGGCCATAAGCAGTTCCAGCTCCTTTTCATCATACAAACTGTCTTCCCAATTTTCCTCTCCAGTGATTTCTTCACCTGCTTTGTCTTCATCCAAAGCTAATTTTGTCTGATTTGTCAATGAACCCTTACCGTTATCATCACATAAACTATACTGGTACTTCTCTAGACTGTAGTCTGCATTCTTCTCGTTGACCTTTTCACTAGAAGATTTCACTTTACTATCATTGGGTACTCTTTCTCCAAACCATGGTTGTGATGATGACATCAAAGAACTCACTATGGAGCAAGAGGGAGGATTGGTGAAGAATCCTGGAGGATGACGAGGCCAGTTACCAGTACTAAAGGTATTCAGACTGATCTGGCTTTCTTGCTGAGGTGGATGTTCCTCATTTTTAGGCACACTGCTATCCATGCAGAATGTTTCCTCTTGCTCTTCGCCCCTCAAAGATATTGTACAGTTGTCATTTAAATCATTCTCAGTGAAATCAGCACTAATTACATCCCTCTTCTCAGGGCTATCACTTTGTTCAACTTTAGTTCCATCTCCAAAGTGAATGGTTTTTAGATAGGACTGGAAGGGGCTATTGCTTCGCCTGTGTTTACCTCTTGACCTGCTCCCTCTCATTTGTCCTCTAGGACCAAAACTTTGAATAGTTGACATCCTGCTTTCCAAAGCCACTATTTTGTCTTTCAGCAGTAAGTGGTAAGCGTCAGATTGTGCCATTGTGTCATCACTCCCCCAGTCCTCTAATAAGTCTGAACTGTTTGGTTTTGCCCTTACAGACACACAGTCCCCAGCTGCTAAGATACTTTCTTCAACGAAATTGTCTTCAATCAATTTTTCATCCCATTTATCTGGAGCTTTCTCTTTACTACAGTCAGGATACGAGGTATTCCTGGCACCATGGTTCACAACACATTCATCCACAGATACACTATCAATTTCGTTTTTGTTTTCACTGCAGTGGTTAGGTGGTACCCTCTCTTCACTTTGTGTACCAGATAACTCTCCACGATTTATGGCAAAATCATCATTTTGATCGTTCATAAGTTCATTTTCTACTTTCTCCATTCCATCATCATCACATAAAGATGTCTTCATCTCATGAATATGAGATACTTGGCTGTTTTTGTCTTCACACAATTCCTTCAAAGAAGACTGGCTCTCCTCATCAATAGTGGCTAAAGAAATATCCGAAATTTTCACatcaatcttttttattttatcaggaTAAATCTCCCTAAAATGTACTGCTATATCTTGACATTCCCAAAGTTCCTCAAAATGATTAGCTGAATCTGAATCATTTCTGTATGTGCCAGTCAAATCATTTGATACTTCATTTTCCTCAAATTTTCGGTTGTTGGTTTTCACAGATATTGACACTGTTTTATGAAGATCCTCATTACTTTCAGTTTTACCAATCTGTATTTGGTCCCCTTTGCTTAGTTCATTATTTTGATGCCCTCCTGGCAGTGTTTCTTGCTCTAGGATGATTTTTGTAGAATCCAAAAGTGGAATGTTCAAAAGCTCTGGCATCCAGTCTTCTCCTATGCTAGCAGGCGTCCCAAATCCTTTCCTTTCATTTCTACCCTTAAAATTACCACATTTTGGATCTGACAAGCCAGGAACTTCAACTACTTTAGTTGATTTGAGGTCTTCCTTTTCTTCAGAGAACCTTTCCAACCTCTTCTTGTTATCCCTGGATCTTCTCCTTTCCTTTCTTCTGTCTTTATCACGATTGCTTGCTGATCTTCTTtcactttcttttcttttgctTTTAGAACCTGTTTCTTTTGATGACAAATGTCTTCTGCTATTTACAGCCTCTCTACCAGATGTCTCCTGAGATAGTCTGCTTTTTAGCTCTTGCTGATTACTCTTTGGACTTGATCTTCTTTCCCTATCTTCGTTCttatctttttcctttttttcacaTTTCTGTGGTACAGTTTTACCCAAAGGTTTGTCACTTCTAGcttttatgtttacattttctttctcAGTTCTTCttgttaaatcatttttaatttctattttatttttacaatctaCAAATTTTTTAGGGTCTACAATAGATTCCTTTAAACCATCCACCACCTTCAGATCATCTCCCAAATCAACACAAGCTCCCTTGTCCTTCAATGTCTGAGGCGAGGGATTAAGATCCTCCAAGCTGGTCTGGATAAGTTTGTCTTTATCTGGTGTAGTGCAGTTCTCTTGTGAGGGACCAGAACTCATGTCGGCTGCTTGGTTTGTGCTGTTCGACTGTTTAGGAGATGACTGATTCTTTGGAGGACTAGTGTCCAAGTTTGCTGATAAATCTACCTCATTGTGTACATCTGTTTTTAGGTCCTGCAAAGACCGCTCGAATATTCTCCTCAGTCCACCATCCTGTCTCTTTTTTCTCTCCACAGGCATGTctaaaaaatttatgaaatgaagTTGTGTTAGCAATCAAACCAGTAGTTTCTCCATTACTATACAGATCTTCTactcttcaaaattatttaatgcGCGTACTTGTAAAAATTTGGATGTCTTTCAAGTAAAGTGTTCTAAAAAATTAAGTGGACAAAACTTAGTTTCCTGGCTGTTAATGTCCAAAGTAAATCAACAATAGACATTCTACCTCTACCTTTATAAGTACCTAATAATCAATTCAGTTATGCTTGATGATGAAGTTTCACATTTAAAGCAGCTAAACATGAATTGAAAtgtgaaaattcatatttttaaagagcTAAATGCACAA
This portion of the Magallana gigas chromosome 7, xbMagGiga1.1, whole genome shotgun sequence genome encodes:
- the LOC105345191 gene encoding uncharacterized protein isoform X2; its protein translation is MPVERKKRQDGGLRRIFERSLQDLKTDVHNEVDLSANLDTSPPKNQSSPKQSNSTNQAADMSSGPSQENCTTPDKDKLIQTSLEDLNPSPQTLKDKGACVDLGDDLKVVDGLKESIVDPKKFVDCKNKIEIKNDLTRRTEKENVNIKARSDKPLGKTVPQKCEKKEKDKNEDRERRSSPKSNQQELKSRLSQETSGREAVNSRRHLSSKETGSKSKRKESERRSASNRDKDRRKERRRSRDNKKRLERFSEEKEDLKSTKVVEVPGLSDPKCGNFKGRNERKGFGTPASIGEDWMPELLNIPLLDSTKIILEQETLPGGHQNNELSKGDQIQIGKTESNEDLHKTVSISVKTNNRKFEENEVSNDLTGTYRNDSDSANHFEELWECQDIAVHFREIYPDKIKKIDVKISDISLATIDEESQSSLKELCEDKNSQVSHIHEMKTSLCDDDGMEKVENELMNDQNDDFAINRGELSGTQSEERVPPNHCSENKNEIDSVSVDECVVNHGARNTSYPDCSKEKAPDKWDEKLIEDNFVEESILAAGDCVSVRAKPNSSDLLEDWGSDDTMAQSDAYHLLLKDKIVALESRMSTIQSFGPRGQMRGSRSRGKHRRSNSPFQSYLKTIHFGDGTKVEQSDSPEKRDVISADFTENDLNDNCTISLRGEEQEETFCMDSSVPKNEEHPPQQESQISLNTFSTGNWPRHPPGFFTNPPSCSIVSSLMSSSQPWFGERVPNDSKVKSSSEKVNEKNADYSLEKYQYSLCDDNGKGSLTNQTKLALDEDKAGEEITGEENWEDSLYDEKELELLMAKSKIIDSSAVVPSNWVSDACDGVHDDSGLEQCVPEDKEAPTSSMESLSIQLPSSSWCNSQNTLSEIPTISEYENSVKGEESDLQCEDSLEDGIQKDNYHVPAVLDENDEKSIRRDQSKRQKLDDALEEMDKRNVVSASRGSSRNGLRCQCPSECVQFWMWRSCLCQMPYLYKIQSEADGSPTRDLISNQQYVYPADQNNNAPSDDNLKGDISDDVLKKWKLTGFLKKSPARKSQRMVFKENCSGIKDFAKESPDIGSTDHEKDIKASQYRVCGPPGDSRWDLDRKQDISIDNEQQESSYDIDDSEALELADGDSGDEFLIEAVNSQTSEEADNILDPNMRQGANRNLHNQQQHPDMYPTAQSMDCLNYPPNYVPYSPHQTAGYPGAAVSLGRGYPGLYPDPYYPYPPLYMNGGYSRQPFVDGQMYPEHLGYYSPMYYPYYMMVSGWREMTMQYRESQSGSFPRFQHPSTRCVYESQDHPAGRSRKESEKSNRDAVHGDMEDQDWHRQNTHDRHPCSTKTMEDTNDSTTAVFAEESAKKNNGKYLPPHKRIQCAYDNSVEGESRTGSRFNNLHSQVYRKSHSHLHHYAVENQGSGNVDKCGPMDNLKSASSEQWQHHSSSQNPSGDQSSVLQGLHPSRETVPRSPQKTAQATRVLEREPSGCNLLIAPSSTESTPTSSLPQCGRFYQQQNREFDPVPVDWKTAFQERCRDYGVDYIDSHCHIDFLFNRIDFRGKWSDFQAQNAETFPPSYHGCVAVFCNPNSFKSEGLWKSLSKENNVWLAFGCHPKNARDFGRWCEEGLRRCLRNERVVALGEIGLDYSGMFIETKELQKTVFKKQIGMALDMKKPLVIHCRDAEQDCLDILKQMVPRDYKIHCHCFTGDFKSAKLWLDHFPNLYIGLTPLVTYRTATGARDVAKFISLRRLLLESDAPYFVPKTIPKEAMNFSHPGLCVTVAEEVARLKNIPVRTVLEACIENTKDMYGI
- the LOC105345191 gene encoding uncharacterized protein isoform X1 encodes the protein MPVERKKRQDGGLRRIFERSLQDLKTDVHNEVDLSANLDTSPPKNQSSPKQSNSTNQAADMSSGPSQENCTTPDKDKLIQTSLEDLNPSPQTLKDKGACVDLGDDLKVVDGLKESIVDPKKFVDCKNKIEIKNDLTRRTEKENVNIKARSDKPLGKTVPQKCEKKEKDKNEDRERRSSPKSNQQELKSRLSQETSGREAVNSRRHLSSKETGSKSKRKESERRSASNRDKDRRKERRRSRDNKKRLERFSEEKEDLKSTKVVEVPGLSDPKCGNFKGRNERKGFGTPASIGEDWMPELLNIPLLDSTKIILEQETLPGGHQNNELSKGDQIQIGKTESNEDLHKTVSISVKTNNRKFEENEVSNDLTGTYRNDSDSANHFEELWECQDIAVHFREIYPDKIKKIDVKISDISLATIDEESQSSLKELCEDKNSQVSHIHEMKTSLCDDDGMEKVENELMNDQNDDFAINRGELSGTQSEERVPPNHCSENKNEIDSVSVDECVVNHGARNTSYPDCSKEKAPDKWDEKLIEDNFVEESILAAGDCVSVRAKPNSSDLLEDWGSDDTMAQSDAYHLLLKDKIVALESRMSTIQSFGPRGQMRGSRSRGKHRRSNSPFQSYLKTIHFGDGTKVEQSDSPEKRDVISADFTENDLNDNCTISLRGEEQEETFCMDSSVPKNEEHPPQQESQISLNTFSTGNWPRHPPGFFTNPPSCSIVSSLMSSSQPWFGERVPNDSKVKSSSEKVNEKNADYSLEKYQYSLCDDNGKGSLTNQTKLALDEDKAGEEITGEENWEDSLYDEKELELLMAKSKIIDSSAVVPSNWVSDACDGVHDDSGLEQCVPEDKEAPTSSMESLSIQLPSSSWCNSQNTLSEIPTISEYENSVKGEESDLQCEDSLEDGIQKDNYHVPAVLDENDEKSIRRDQSKRQKLDDALEEMDKRNVVSASRGSSRNGLRCQCPSECVQFWMWRSCLCQMPYLYKIQSEADGSPTRDLISNQQYVYPADQNNNAPSDDNLKGDISDDVLKKWKLTGFLKKSPARKSQKKDEIKSPDFSGMVFKENCSGIKDFAKESPDIGSTDHEKDIKASQYRVCGPPGDSRWDLDRKQDISIDNEQQESSYDIDDSEALELADGDSGDEFLIEAVNSQTSEEADNILDPNMRQGANRNLHNQQQHPDMYPTAQSMDCLNYPPNYVPYSPHQTAGYPGAAVSLGRGYPGLYPDPYYPYPPLYMNGGYSRQPFVDGQMYPEHLGYYSPMYYPYYMMVSGWREMTMQYRESQSGSFPRFQHPSTRCVYESQDHPAGRSRKESEKSNRDAVHGDMEDQDWHRQNTHDRHPCSTKTMEDTNDSTTAVFAEESAKKNNGKYLPPHKRIQCAYDNSVEGESRTGSRFNNLHSQVYRKSHSHLHHYAVENQGSGNVDKCGPMDNLKSASSEQWQHHSSSQNPSGDQSSVLQGLHPSRETVPRSPQKTAQATRVLEREPSGCNLLIAPSSTESTPTSSLPQCGRFYQQQNREFDPVPVDWKTAFQERCRDYGVDYIDSHCHIDFLFNRIDFRGKWSDFQAQNAETFPPSYHGCVAVFCNPNSFKSEGLWKSLSKENNVWLAFGCHPKNARDFGRWCEEGLRRCLRNERVVALGEIGLDYSGMFIETKELQKTVFKKQIGMALDMKKPLVIHCRDAEQDCLDILKQMVPRDYKIHCHCFTGDFKSAKLWLDHFPNLYIGLTPLVTYRTATGARDVAKFISLRRLLLESDAPYFVPKTIPKEAMNFSHPGLCVTVAEEVARLKNIPVRTVLEACIENTKDMYGI